The genome window TCTGGAAAAGGAGAAAGTTGGACGAGAACTCAAACGTCCAGTTTGGGGAGGGCGGAGCAGGAACCTTTTCCGACGGGAAGCTTACAACGAGAGTAAAGGACAAAAAGAAGTACTTTGTCTTTAAAACACTGGTGGAGTGTGGAGCTCCAGAGGAGATTCTCTACCAGAGTAAGCCACATGTAGGAACCGATAAACTGAGGAAAGTAATACCCAACTTTAGAGAGAAGTTAAAAAGGTTAGGGGTCGAGTTTAGGTTCTCTCACCTTTTAACGAGGATTTATAAGGAGGAACGTAGGGTAAGTTCCGTGAAAATTAAGGACCTCATTACTGGTAAGGAGAAGGAGGAGTTCTTCGATTACATTTTTTTAGCACTTGGGAACAGTGCAAGGGATACCTTTAAAATGTTAAAGGGTGCAGGAATAGAGCTCTCTGCAAAACCCTTTGCCGTTGGTTTGAGGGTAATTCACAGGCAGAGAACGATAAACAGAATCCAGTACGGTAGAAGGTGGTTCAAACATCCAAAACTTCCTCCTGCAGAGTACTCCTTTACCTACAAGGGGAAGGATAGGAACGTCTATACGTTTTGCATGTGTCCCGGAGGATACGTTATATGTGCATCCTCTGAAAAGCATACTGTTGTCTGCAACGGCATGAGCAACCATAAAAGGGACAGTGGATATGCAAACAGTGCCGTTGTTGTTCAACTCTTTCCTGAGGACTTTGAGAACGACCCGTTTAAGGCGATTGAGTTCCAAAGGAACCTTGAAAGGGCAGCTTTTGTTTTAGGGGGGAGCAACTATGCTATGCCTGCTCAGAGGGTCTGGGACTTTATAAACGGCCAGAGTTCCACAGAGCTAATAGAGGGAGGTTTCATCCCAGAGATAAAGAGCGCAAGGTTGGACAGGCTCCTTCCTGAGGAGATTTCAAGACCGATAAAGGAGGCCTTCCTTCACTGGTACGAGAAGGTCTCTTTCTTTGTTCCAACAAATGCAACCCTCGTTGGAGTTGAAACGAGAACTTCCTCTCCCGTAAGAATTTTGAGAAACGGCAATTACACATCAGTTTCTGCAGAAAACCTCTATCCTATTGGTGAGGGAGCTGGATACGCAGGAGGAATAACAAGCTCTGCGATAGATGGAATAAACGGAGCTCTCTCCCTTTTAGAAAAACTCAGTCTAAAAACAGAGGTTTAGTCCTCTTAATTGATGAGTAAAGTGAAGAGAGAATGAATATTAGAGCGAGAGAGCTCATAACAAATTCAGGGATAGGTTTAAAGAGCTCCACGAGCATCATAATTCCAAGAGCTCCTATTCCCCAGTGGGCTCCGTGCTCCAAGTATGGAAACTGGCTCAACTTACCAGATTCAACAAAGTAAAGCGTTAGGGAACGGAGTATAAAGGCACCAACAGAGAGACCTACAGTGATGATAACTAAGTTCTGGCTAACTGCAAATGCTCCGACGGTTCCGTCCAAGGAACAGGAGGCGTCAAGGAGCTCTAAATAGATGAAGGCTCCAATTCCGGCATCCAAGTTTTTCTTTTCCTTAAAGTAGTCTAAAGCCCCCTTAACGTAGTGAACCAACTCAAAGAGTAAAATTCCAACAATCATTGAGAGGATAATGTTTGAGTCCTTTTTAAACATTCCTATTAGAAAAACGGCAGATAACCCTACTATTAATCTAATTTCTCCCCATTTTGCAAGTTTAACTGCCCCCTCCTCGAAGAATCTTATCCAGTGGAGCTCCTTTGTTGAGTCAAAGAGCCACTTTAAGAAAACCATTAGGAGGAAGGAGCCTCCAAATGCGAGAATTAAAGGTTCTGATGACTCCAGATGGTGAGCGTAAACCTCTGGTTCTGCAAGAGCTATTTCAACGACCTTTTCAACTGAGAGGCCGGATGTAACCGAAACTATTAAAACCGGAAACAGGAACCTCATTCCAAAAACTGCAACAACCATTCCCCAAGTTAAAAATCTTTTTCTCCAAACTCTCGTTAAACCTGTAAGAATAACTGCATTCATTACTGCATTGTCAAAGGAGAGGGAGATTTCCAATAGGGAGAGGGTTGTTCCCTCAAAAACTCCCTTTATTCCCATGTAGAGAAACTCTAAAACCCAGCTGACAAGGAGAATTACTAAGAACTCCGCTATGAGCCTCTTCAAGTTCAATCAGTTTACCTCCAGAAGAGAAAAGAGTTTATCTACAACCTTTTTCGGAGGTATATTAAAACATCTCTGCTCCTTACACCTTGTCTTTCCGTGTAGTGAACACGGGGAGCAGGGAAGGTTGAGAGTAATGGAAATTCCCTCGTCAGGATAAGGGGCAAATCCAAATGCAGGATGTGTGGGTCCAAAGATTGAAACGACGGGAACCTTAAGAGCTCTAGCCATATGAACAACTGCAGAGTCGTTTGAAATGACCCCCTTGGTTAGCGAAATTAGGGCTAAACTTTCACTTAAAGTTAGCTTTCCGCAAAAGTTCAGAGCCCCTTCCCTTTCAAGCTCCTTTCCTAAATTCTCTTCTTCCTTTCCACCAACTACAACCGGATGAAATCCCTTTCTTTTTACCTCCCTTATAACCTCCTTAAATTTTTTTAGTGGATACCTCTTTGTTTCCCACCTCGCTCCCGGTGAAAGTGCAATTAGATTCTCAGGAAGCTTTTTTTTAAACTCCTTCCGCACTTTTAAATTTGGATAGAGAACAGGACGGGGATTCTCCACCTCGATACCTGCCTTTTTGAGGGCTGTTGCATAGAGTTCAGGAACGTACAGCCACTTTGATTTAAAAGGTTTGAATAATACCATTAGTCTTCTTAAAAAACTCTTCTTTTCGTAAACGTAGGTTTTAAATGGAAGGAACCTCCTCAGGAGTTTTGTCCTTAGGACATCGTGAAGGTCTATTCCAAACTCGTAGTTTTGGAGCTCC of Balnearium lithotrophicum contains these proteins:
- a CDS encoding NAD(P)/FAD-dependent oxidoreductase; translation: MKVEIEIKVPLESELEGELRKLGIESYEIVRKSIDARKKPIFVYRIVTDLEEKRAKELIEKGVAREYKPVPELVIPEVPKKKRILVVGTGPAGLFSALILSKAGLEVVVVERGKPVEERILDVNRFWKRRKLDENSNVQFGEGGAGTFSDGKLTTRVKDKKKYFVFKTLVECGAPEEILYQSKPHVGTDKLRKVIPNFREKLKRLGVEFRFSHLLTRIYKEERRVSSVKIKDLITGKEKEEFFDYIFLALGNSARDTFKMLKGAGIELSAKPFAVGLRVIHRQRTINRIQYGRRWFKHPKLPPAEYSFTYKGKDRNVYTFCMCPGGYVICASSEKHTVVCNGMSNHKRDSGYANSAVVVQLFPEDFENDPFKAIEFQRNLERAAFVLGGSNYAMPAQRVWDFINGQSSTELIEGGFIPEIKSARLDRLLPEEISRPIKEAFLHWYEKVSFFVPTNATLVGVETRTSSPVRILRNGNYTSVSAENLYPIGEGAGYAGGITSSAIDGINGALSLLEKLSLKTEV
- a CDS encoding DUF475 domain-containing protein → MNLKRLIAEFLVILLVSWVLEFLYMGIKGVFEGTTLSLLEISLSFDNAVMNAVILTGLTRVWRKRFLTWGMVVAVFGMRFLFPVLIVSVTSGLSVEKVVEIALAEPEVYAHHLESSEPLILAFGGSFLLMVFLKWLFDSTKELHWIRFFEEGAVKLAKWGEIRLIVGLSAVFLIGMFKKDSNIILSMIVGILLFELVHYVKGALDYFKEKKNLDAGIGAFIYLELLDASCSLDGTVGAFAVSQNLVIITVGLSVGAFILRSLTLYFVESGKLSQFPYLEHGAHWGIGALGIMMLVELFKPIPEFVMSSLALIFILSSLYSSIKRTKPLFLD
- a CDS encoding glycosyltransferase family 9 protein codes for the protein MRALVVRFSSLGDVILTTSVLSPLKEMGFSVDFLTFKPFGEILRNQPFVDRVLEVDRESLKSISQIRSLAEELQNYEFGIDLHDVLRTKLLRRFLPFKTYVYEKKSFLRRLMVLFKPFKSKWLYVPELYATALKKAGIEVENPRPVLYPNLKVRKEFKKKLPENLIALSPGARWETKRYPLKKFKEVIREVKRKGFHPVVVGGKEEENLGKELEREGALNFCGKLTLSESLALISLTKGVISNDSAVVHMARALKVPVVSIFGPTHPAFGFAPYPDEGISITLNLPCSPCSLHGKTRCKEQRCFNIPPKKVVDKLFSLLEVN